GGTGTCGACTTCGTAGTCCTCTTCGGGGTCGTCTTCACCGGCAAGCAGCCGGTCACTGGTGACCGCGAATTCGACATCGTAGTCTTCCTCAGCTTCTATCTCTTCGTCTTGATCGTCGATTTCAGCATCGTCGATGTTGTACGCGAGGAAGACCTGGTTGGTCTCGTCGTCAACGATGACCGTCAGGTCACTCGTGTCTTCGAAGTCGATGACCTTGCGGTCCTCGAAGGCGGGCGTCGTGGCCGCCGTCTGGCGGACACGCAGCTCGAACGTCTCGTTCGTGTCATCGCCCCATTCATCTTCCACGGCCGCAAGGAAGTCATCCTCTTCGGCGATCATGCCGAAGATTCCGGAGGCTTCGAACTGGTGGATCACCGTGTCGCTGGACGCTTCAGTCGAGTTAGCGATCTCGGTCCGCTCGGTGACGTTCTCGTTCAGCCGCTCTGCGAGAGCGTCGTACTGATCATCTTCGTCCTCCTCAGCGATGTCGTCAAGGACATCGGAAGGAGCAGTCCACGTGGTCACTGCGTCAGTGGAACGCTCTTCGAGGAACAGCGTGCCGATGTCGTCCGGATCGTCGGAGATCTCGTCACGCAGGTCCTCGAAGTCCGCATCGCCAGCCTCGAACTGTTCGGGAGTCGTCTCGTTGTTCAGCGCGAGCGTCTCGTAGGCATCCTCAGGCAGCAGGAAGCCATCGATGTCTTCTTCGTAGGCGACTTCAACCGTCTGATCGTCGTCAACAGCCTGCACTACCTTTGAGTGAGGTGCTCCGACCTCACCGTCCTCATCCTCAAGGTCATGCTGACCAGCGAGCCAGGTGTTGAACTCGAATGCAAGGTATCCGTCCTCTTCGACATCCTCAACGTAGACGATGATTTCGTATCCGTCATCGTCTTCGTCGCCGACCTGGACGTAACCGGCTTCAGCGTCACCCTCGAAGGTCACGTTGAATTCGGCGACGTCACCGACGTTCTGCTCGACAGTGTCGAAGTCGTCTGTGAAGACGAGTTCACCGGGGTCGACGTCGATGACTTCGATGTCATCGGAGTCTTCACCCGTCGTGTCGACGACTTCAACGTCGAATGTGTAGTCGCCCTGATCGACATCGGCGTTATCGAAGTCGAACGTGAGGTCGGTTTCGTGCGTGATGCCTTCAACGAGGACAGGATCATCATCGTCGTCGTCGGCCTGTGCGGTTACCTCGTCGTTGTTTACGAGGAGGTCGTAGATGTCCTCGTGGTCGAGGTCAGTGGAGTTGATTTCGACATCGAACTCGTCGTCATCTCCGAACTCGACTGCACGCTCTTCGGCAGTCACGTTGAGGTCAACCTCACCGTCATCTGCGACGGTGTCATCCTCGAATTCGACCTCCATGTCGTCAAACAGGAGTTCGAACTCGTCGAAGTTCTTCTCATCATGCCGGATGAAGTAGAAGTCCAGAGGCAGATCTTCTGTTTCGAATGTGACCTGACCATCACTGACCCGCTCAGTCTCTAAGCGCTCTGAGTCATCGTATTCGTCAATGAGGCCCTGACGCAACTGAACCGTGTCGCCTTCGTCAAATCTGTCCCACTCAAGGGTTATCTCTTCTCCCTGGAAGACCGCAGATGGAAGTTCACCTGGGTCTTCCGCATTAACCGCCGCGGCGGAGCCGGCAAGACCGGCGCCACCGATGGCGAGCATCGAAATTACCATAATCGCTGCCAGGAACACTGCGCGTCCCTTTTCGCGATATGTTGTTTCTCTTGTCATGTTTTGTGTTGTTGTGTTTCGCTCGACCACACCAGTTTTCATCCAATCTTCCGGACTCGCCCATTCTTCATCGCCAACGTCATCGACATCGTGCAACTAGACTCGATCGGGGTTACTCACGCGTGTGGCCATTCGGGTAGGGGTTGCAAAGGTACATTCAGAGGGATTGGTTAAATGCTTTGTGTAGCGTCTTGCGCGTGTTAATAAATAACAAACCGCCGAAAGAGGCAGTGATTCGCCAGTTCTACGGAGTTTGAAAATTCCATATAGCGGATCCACCTGAAGTAGAATTACTATAAAAAGCCGATGAAGAGCGAAATGAGTAAGTAGATTCGCTATGTACTCTCGGATGGGCCCACGGACGGCAGGAAACTGTCATCATAGGGTAGGGCCATGATTTCGCCTTCCTGCCGCCGTATTTTCCTTTGGATGGGGTCAGGACACCAGAATTCTCGAAACATACTCGTACCTCTACCTCGCCGTTACAGATGGCTAATGCCCGTTTCGACGCAAGCGTTGATCGATGAATTGCATCGGCTGACCGAAAAGTTGGGTGGGCCGCCCACTCTCGCTCAACTTCGCGAACATGGTGAATATTCGGCTACCACGTATTACGACCGGTTTGGATCGTGGAACAACGCTCTCGAGGCAGCTGGGTATGCCTCGCGCGATCCGGACTCGAAAATCCCGGTCGATGATCTCCTCGAGGAACTCCAGCGACTTGCCGATGAGTTGGGCGAACCCCCGAGCGCTGCGCAGATGAACGAACATGGTGACTATTGGGCGTCCACCTATCGCGATCGATTCGGGTCGTGGAACGAAGCGCTCGCCAAAGCGGGATTCGGACCCGGCGAACGTCGCGATGCACAGATCTCAGAACAGGACCTCCTCGATGAACTTCGGCGGCTTGGTGACGCAAGTGACGAGCCTGCCCCACCCACGTTCGAGATGATGGACGAGTCCGGCCGGTATGGTGCTCGAACCTACATCCGGCACTTCGGATCGTGGAACAAGGCGGTGCAGGAGGCTGGATTTGAACCCGAACACCCACGTGAAGTACGTGAGGAGGAACTGTGTGCTGAATTGCGTCGATTGGCAACTGAACTTGAGAAGTCACGTCCAACGGCCCAGGACATGGTTGAACATGGCCGACACGGAGTTGCAACGTACCAGCGTCAGTTCGGAAGCTGGTCGAACGCGCTCGATGCCGCGTTTGAGAACGACTGAAAAAGAAGACTGAGAAATATATAAACTGGCATATGTTTACTGATCCAGAGAGCCAGTTTACGTGGGGTCTATGTAGCCGTCTTTCGGTTCGTAGATTTCGCCTTTCCGCCGGAGCTTCTCGAGTTCCTCCTCGGCTTGCTCTGGGTCCATTCCCGCCGCCTCGGCATCCTCAATGACCTCCTCGATCGGGGCGCCCAGCGAGTACTCCGGGTCGTTAGCGTAGCTCTCGATGATGCCCTCCAGCGTCTTCACGCGGTCGCGCTGGCTCTTCGACTGGCCCGTCTCGACGACATCGGCGTCGAACTGTGAGGTCTCAGGGTCGACGCCGATCTTTCGCATACAGTCGAGCCAGATGTCGATCACGCGCTTGGCGTCCTCGATCTCGACGGTCTCCGACAGGCGGATCCTGGCGCTTGCTTCCGCCAGCCGGTGTAGCGCCTCGATCGACCGGGCCGTCGTCGGAATCGGTGAATCCTCGTCGTCGCCCGCCCGCCGGATGTCGACGTAGTGATCGGCGATGTACTGCTCGGCCTCCTCGGTCAACACGGGATGAACCTCCTCGCGAGCCAGCGCGATGTAGGCGCGTAGCGTCTCCTCGTCGATCTCGGGCTCGGCGACGGCACGTTCCGTCTCGTCCAACTCCTGTCCGGAGGCGAGTTTCTGGCCCGTCCGCGCCATCGTGTTGAGGTGCTCTGCGAGCTTGCGATCGGTCTCGGGATCGGGCTCATCACGCATCGGGAAGATCAGATCGAACCGCGAGACGAGCGCCGGATCCAGGTCGATCTGCTCGCCGATCGGCTGGTAGGGATCGTACCGGCCGTACTTCGGGTTCGCCGCTGCGAGCACGGACGAGGCCGCGGGCAGGGTGACGTTGTTGTCGCCCTTCGAG
The Halalkaliarchaeum desulfuricum DNA segment above includes these coding regions:
- a CDS encoding homing endonuclease associated repeat-containing protein, with the translated sequence MPVSTQALIDELHRLTEKLGGPPTLAQLREHGEYSATTYYDRFGSWNNALEAAGYASRDPDSKIPVDDLLEELQRLADELGEPPSAAQMNEHGDYWASTYRDRFGSWNEALAKAGFGPGERRDAQISEQDLLDELRRLGDASDEPAPPTFEMMDESGRYGARTYIRHFGSWNKAVQEAGFEPEHPREVREEELCAELRRLATELEKSRPTAQDMVEHGRHGVATYQRQFGSWSNALDAAFEND
- a CDS encoding BGTF surface domain-containing protein — encoded protein: MTRETTYREKGRAVFLAAIMVISMLAIGGAGLAGSAAAVNAEDPGELPSAVFQGEEITLEWDRFDEGDTVQLRQGLIDEYDDSERLETERVSDGQVTFETEDLPLDFYFIRHDEKNFDEFELLFDDMEVEFEDDTVADDGEVDLNVTAEERAVEFGDDDEFDVEINSTDLDHEDIYDLLVNNDEVTAQADDDDDDPVLVEGITHETDLTFDFDNADVDQGDYTFDVEVVDTTGEDSDDIEVIDVDPGELVFTDDFDTVEQNVGDVAEFNVTFEGDAEAGYVQVGDEDDDGYEIIVYVEDVEEDGYLAFEFNTWLAGQHDLEDEDGEVGAPHSKVVQAVDDDQTVEVAYEEDIDGFLLPEDAYETLALNNETTPEQFEAGDADFEDLRDEISDDPDDIGTLFLEERSTDAVTTWTAPSDVLDDIAEEDEDDQYDALAERLNENVTERTEIANSTEASSDTVIHQFEASGIFGMIAEEDDFLAAVEDEWGDDTNETFELRVRQTAATTPAFEDRKVIDFEDTSDLTVIVDDETNQVFLAYNIDDAEIDDQDEEIEAEEDYDVEFAVTSDRLLAGEDDPEEDYEVDTVTAMMEIIEADGEFVNDNVNVTAEDGVMIEGETNIAPGNELNIRVRSTGDTRPGFSKTASDVVVDADGDFAGEFDFSDQNVGDTYDASVRATLFELEEEGEVVDVDVDPATFEVSDLDAPAEIDVGDSVTVSATITNTGDEEGTQTVEWQLEGDVVASEEVTLDADEDTTVEFTATPDLDAGDYTHGIYTDDDSQTATLTVEAVDTPTPTEEPTPTPTEEPTPTPTEEPTPTPTPEETPGFGAIAALIALIAAGLLAYRRR